The Astatotilapia calliptera chromosome 17, fAstCal1.2, whole genome shotgun sequence genome has a segment encoding these proteins:
- the rassf8b gene encoding ras association domain-containing protein 8b codes for MKAMELKVWVDGVQRIVCGVTEFTTCQEVVIALAQAIGRTGRYTLIEKWRETERHLAPNENPVVSLNKWGQYASDVQLILQRTGPSVSERPTSEGLARVPERGLYRQSLPPLAKLRPSGTDRSLKRKEPKRKSLTFTGSTKGLREIFGKSRDTDVKQFQQRGVSLNLSRVGGGGIASVPGSPARELSRLVQLQRNKLQALESRLLGCEAELRDWEEATGEASDEGNLEEELLLLEQQVRRNDAEMEEEEFWQNELQIEQESEWQLRQQLAELQGRVRDCEAKLSEYLARIQSMEAGVEQERLQQEAELKQRVNEEEVQAQLEKVRAELEMQSQQTARLENSCRALERSLSQSGKRLQEKEQELEQLTKELRQVNLQQFIQQTGTKVTVLPAEPSEDISSETECGSLKRLGSSRLLPSDLRALQSAVSSTLNPEGIYV; via the exons ATGAAGGCCATGGAGCTAAAAGTGTGGGTGGACGGAGTGCAGCGCATTGTGTGCGGGGTCACGGAGTTCACCACATGCCAGGAAGTGGTCATCGCTTTGGCACAAGCCATTG GACGGACGGGCAGATACACTTTGATCGAGAAATGGCGGGAGACAGAGCGCCACCTGGCTCCAAATGAAAACCCTGTAGTGTCCCTGAACAAGTGGGGCCAGTATGCCAGTGACGTGCAGCTCATCCTCCAGCGGACCGGCCCGTCTGTCAGCGAGCGGCCAACCTCTGAAGGGCTGGCTCGTGTCCCAGAACGAGGTCTATACCGCCAGAGCCTTCCACCTCTGGCCAAGCTCCGTCCATCGGGGACAGACAGGTCGCTCAAACGAAAGGAACCCAAACGCAAATCTTTGACCTTCACAGGAAGCACCAAGGGTCTGCGGGAAATATTTGGAAAAAGCAGAGATACTGATG TCAAACAGTTCCAGCAGCGCGGTGTGAGTTTAAACCTCAGCAGAGTTGGAGGAGGTGGAATAGCATCTGTACCTGGGAGTCCGGCCAGAGAGCTGAGCCGACTGGTGCAGCTGCAGAGAAACAAACTCCAGGCCCTGGAAAGCCGCCTGCTGGGCTGCGAGGCTGAGCTGCGAGACTGGGAGGAGGCCACAGGCGAGGCCAGCGAT GAAGGAAACCTGGAGGAAGAGCTGCTGCTTTTAGAGCAGCAGGTGAGAAGGAATGACGccgagatggaggaggaggaattcTGGCAGAACGAGTTGCAGATAGAGCAGGAGAGCGAGTGGCAGCTGCGGCAACAGCTAGCCGAGCTGCAGGGCCGCGTACGCGACTGTGAAGCCAAGCTTTCGGAGTATCTAGCTCGCATACAG aGCATGGAGGCAGGTGTGGAGCAGGAGCGACTGCAGCAGGAGGCTGAGCTGAAACAAAGGGTCAATGAGGAAGAG GTACAAGCCCAGCTGGAGAAAGTGAGGGCAGAGTTGGAAATGCAGAGCCAACAAACAGCACGGCTGGAGAACAGCTGCAGGGCATTGGAACGCTCGCTCAGCCAGTCAGGCAAGAGATTACAG gAGAAAGAGCAGGAGCTGGAGCAACTGACAAAAGAGCTTCGACAGGTCAACCTACAGCAGTTCATTCAGCAGACTGGTACCAAGGTCACTGTGCTGCCGGCTGAACCATCAGAAGACATCAGCAGCG AGACGGAGTGCGGTTCCCTGAAACGACTCGGCTCCTCCCGTCTCTTACCCAGTGACCTTCGTGCCCTTCAGAGCGCCGTCTCGTCCACCCTCAACCCTGAAGGCATCTACGTTTGA